A genome region from Acinetobacter lwoffii includes the following:
- the paaK gene encoding phenylacetate--CoA ligase PaaK, which yields MNNNAMEKIEKVSVDELRSVQLQRMKKTLQHAYQNSPVYKKKFDDAGVHPDDFNSLEDLAKFPFTTKQDLRDNYPFGMFAVPQEQIVRVHASSGTTGQPTVVGYTQNDINVWSDVVARSLRAAGLSSKDIIQVSYGYGLFTGGLGAHYGVERLGATVIPMSGGQTDKQAQLIHDFKPTALMVTPSYCLNIIEALEKKFGTAKNCSIKTGVFGAEPWTNEMRKEIEERLGIDALDIYGLSEVMGPGVAMECLESKDGPTIWEDHFYPEIIHPETGEVLPDGELGELVFTTITKEGMPVIRYRTRDLTRLLPGTARTMRRMDKIVGRSDDMMIIRGVNVFPSQIEEQILQIQQLIPNYQIQICKQGHLDTLHIRTEMRKDSSDIMAHQLATQLKGQIKTMVGITVSVEVLPEGSLPRSEGKAQRVFDIRKSA from the coding sequence ATGAATAACAATGCAATGGAAAAAATTGAAAAAGTATCGGTTGATGAGTTACGCAGTGTTCAGCTACAGCGTATGAAAAAGACGTTGCAACATGCTTATCAGAATAGCCCGGTTTATAAAAAGAAATTCGATGATGCTGGCGTGCATCCAGACGATTTTAACTCGCTAGAAGACCTGGCTAAATTCCCGTTTACCACCAAGCAGGATTTACGCGATAACTATCCGTTTGGTATGTTCGCTGTTCCACAGGAACAGATTGTACGTGTGCACGCATCTTCTGGCACCACCGGTCAGCCGACCGTGGTGGGTTATACTCAGAATGATATTAATGTCTGGTCGGACGTAGTGGCGCGTTCGCTTCGAGCAGCGGGTTTAAGCAGTAAAGATATCATTCAGGTGTCTTATGGTTATGGTCTGTTTACGGGCGGTTTAGGTGCGCATTATGGCGTTGAGCGTTTGGGTGCAACCGTGATTCCAATGTCTGGCGGACAAACCGATAAACAGGCGCAACTGATTCATGATTTTAAACCGACAGCACTGATGGTTACGCCATCTTACTGCCTGAACATTATTGAAGCGCTTGAAAAGAAATTTGGCACAGCCAAAAACTGCTCGATTAAAACCGGTGTATTTGGTGCAGAGCCATGGACCAATGAAATGCGCAAGGAAATCGAAGAACGTCTGGGTATTGATGCCCTGGATATTTATGGTCTGTCTGAAGTGATGGGGCCGGGTGTCGCAATGGAATGTCTGGAATCCAAAGATGGCCCAACCATCTGGGAAGATCATTTCTATCCTGAAATTATCCATCCGGAAACTGGAGAAGTGCTGCCAGATGGCGAACTGGGTGAACTGGTATTTACCACCATTACCAAAGAAGGCATGCCGGTAATCCGTTACCGTACCCGCGATTTGACCCGTTTATTGCCAGGCACGGCACGCACCATGCGTCGTATGGACAAGATTGTGGGCCGCAGTGATGACATGATGATTATTCGTGGAGTGAATGTGTTCCCGTCGCAGATTGAAGAGCAGATTTTACAGATCCAACAACTGATTCCGAACTACCAGATTCAGATTTGCAAACAGGGACATCTGGATACATTGCATATCCGTACAGAAATGCGTAAAGATAGCAGTGACATTATGGCGCACCAGCTGGCAACTCAGCTTAAGGGCCAGATTAAAACTATGGTCGGAATCACCGTAAGTGTCGAAGTGTTACCTGAAGGAAGTCTGCCACGCTCTGAAGGTAAGGCACAGCGCGTGTTTGATATCCGCAAGTCTGCATGA
- the pcaF gene encoding 3-oxoadipyl-CoA thiolase — protein MEQVYIFDGIRTPIGRYAGGLSSIRADDLAALPVQYLKDQHPALPWAELDEVILGCANQAGEDNRNVARMAALLAGLPESVPALTVNRLCASGLDAIGLAARAIKSGEAQFVLAGGVESMSRAPFVQSKPTTAFSRTPEIYDTTIGWRFINPKFKAQFGVDSMPETAENVAEKYQISRADQDLFAYHSQQKTAIAQQKGIFAEEILPVEVKGPKKSTLTISQDEHPRAETTLDNLAALKTPFRKEGGSVTAGNASGVNDGAACVLLGNQQFAEQYGLSPKAKVIGMASAGVEAKYMGIGPVPAVQKVLKQTGLSLEQMDVIELNEAFAAQSLAVIRELGLQDDDSRINPNGGAIALGHPLGMSGTRLVITAMKELKRRNGKYALCTMCVGVGQGVALVLENMD, from the coding sequence ATGGAACAGGTTTATATTTTTGATGGAATTCGCACCCCGATCGGACGCTATGCCGGTGGACTGAGCAGCATTCGTGCTGATGATCTGGCAGCGCTACCGGTTCAATATCTGAAAGATCAGCATCCGGCCTTGCCATGGGCAGAACTGGATGAAGTGATCCTAGGCTGTGCCAATCAGGCCGGTGAAGATAACCGCAACGTGGCGCGTATGGCTGCTTTACTCGCAGGGTTGCCTGAATCTGTTCCAGCACTCACCGTAAACCGTTTATGTGCCTCAGGTCTGGATGCCATTGGACTGGCAGCCCGTGCCATCAAATCGGGTGAAGCCCAATTTGTTTTGGCTGGTGGCGTAGAATCCATGAGCCGAGCGCCTTTCGTGCAATCCAAACCCACGACTGCCTTCAGCCGTACCCCTGAAATTTATGACACCACCATTGGCTGGCGTTTTATCAACCCAAAATTTAAAGCCCAGTTTGGCGTCGACAGCATGCCGGAAACAGCCGAAAACGTCGCTGAAAAGTATCAGATTAGCCGTGCAGACCAGGACCTGTTTGCCTATCACAGCCAGCAGAAAACCGCAATAGCCCAGCAGAAGGGTATTTTTGCCGAAGAAATTCTGCCAGTAGAGGTCAAAGGTCCGAAGAAAAGCACTCTGACCATTTCCCAAGATGAGCATCCGCGCGCAGAGACGACGCTGGATAATCTGGCCGCCTTAAAAACCCCATTTCGTAAAGAAGGCGGCTCAGTCACCGCTGGCAATGCTTCGGGTGTCAATGACGGGGCGGCTTGCGTATTACTTGGGAATCAGCAGTTTGCCGAGCAGTATGGTTTGAGCCCGAAAGCTAAAGTGATCGGGATGGCCAGCGCCGGTGTCGAAGCTAAATATATGGGTATTGGGCCGGTTCCAGCGGTACAGAAAGTCTTGAAACAGACTGGCCTGAGTCTGGAGCAGATGGACGTGATCGAGCTGAATGAAGCATTTGCAGCGCAATCGCTGGCCGTGATCCGTGAACTCGGCTTGCAAGACGATGATTCCAGAATTAACCCGAATGGCGGTGCCATCGCTTTGGGTCATCCGCTGGGTATGAGTGGCACCCGTTTGGTGATTACCGCCATGAAAGAATTAAAACGTCGTAATGGCAAATATGCACTCTGCACCATGTGTGTGGGTGTTGGTCAAGGTGTTGCACTGGTTTTAGAAAATATGGATTAA
- a CDS encoding 3-hydroxyacyl-CoA dehydrogenase, with product MQQINLEQVKVAVVGAGTMGIGIAQLAAMHGHPTYVFDLDRSKVQSALTALEAQLSKRVQNGKMTQQLLESTFANLIVVEDIQQLADVGLIIEAIVEKKEVKQNLFQQLAAICPEQTIFASNTSSISITAIASAIPHPERVIGLHFFNPAPVMKLVEIIRGLKTSAAIADAVFDLMKDWNKVPVRAKSTPGFIVNRVARPYYAEAFRALQENATTPEQLDYIMRECGRFAMGPCELTDLIGQDVNFSVTQSVYQEFFYEPRYRPSLIQKELVDAGCYGRKSGQGFYDYAQAKPTPVYELPVCYAKSLNKLKVTVKGEWLHSSVLIERLKQASHVELSFQAAEQNEILIGDLSLRLSLGESVELTYPHEPVVLMDWHADWTNAQAIPVVASPACSAEQRQAVELFLIGMDMIPIWSKDHPGLYVIRSIAMLVNEACEAVLHDIASEQDIDSAMKYGVNYPCGPFEWADKIGYYVILQILENMYRIYGEDRYRTSIYLAKKAVQGHAQKTQQQPLRVAG from the coding sequence ATGCAACAGATCAATTTAGAGCAAGTCAAAGTTGCTGTGGTCGGTGCGGGAACCATGGGGATTGGCATTGCACAACTGGCAGCCATGCACGGGCATCCGACCTATGTGTTTGATCTCGATCGCAGCAAAGTTCAGAGTGCCTTAACTGCTTTAGAGGCACAGCTCAGCAAGCGGGTACAAAATGGAAAAATGACCCAGCAATTGCTGGAAAGTACCTTTGCCAATCTGATCGTGGTAGAGGACATTCAGCAGCTTGCCGATGTGGGCTTAATTATTGAAGCCATTGTCGAGAAGAAAGAAGTCAAACAAAACCTGTTTCAACAGCTGGCTGCCATTTGCCCGGAACAGACGATTTTTGCGTCCAATACTTCTTCGATTTCCATTACCGCCATTGCCTCGGCGATTCCACATCCAGAGCGAGTGATTGGTCTGCATTTCTTTAATCCGGCGCCGGTGATGAAACTGGTCGAGATTATCCGCGGACTGAAAACCTCAGCAGCGATTGCCGATGCAGTATTTGATCTGATGAAGGACTGGAACAAGGTTCCGGTGCGAGCCAAATCGACCCCCGGTTTTATCGTCAATCGTGTCGCACGACCTTATTATGCCGAGGCCTTTCGTGCCTTGCAGGAAAATGCCACCACCCCGGAACAGCTCGATTACATCATGCGCGAATGTGGCCGTTTTGCCATGGGGCCGTGTGAACTTACAGATCTGATTGGGCAGGATGTGAATTTCTCGGTCACACAAAGTGTCTATCAGGAATTTTTCTATGAGCCACGCTACCGCCCGTCCTTGATTCAAAAAGAACTGGTCGATGCCGGTTGTTATGGTCGCAAGTCCGGTCAGGGTTTTTATGATTACGCTCAGGCCAAGCCTACGCCTGTATATGAATTGCCAGTGTGTTATGCCAAGTCGCTGAATAAGCTCAAAGTCACAGTAAAAGGTGAATGGCTACATTCCTCAGTACTGATTGAACGTTTAAAACAGGCCTCTCATGTAGAGCTGAGTTTTCAGGCAGCAGAACAGAATGAAATCCTGATTGGTGACCTTTCTCTGCGATTATCGCTTGGCGAATCAGTTGAACTTACCTATCCGCATGAGCCTGTGGTGTTGATGGACTGGCATGCAGATTGGACAAATGCTCAAGCGATTCCAGTCGTTGCATCACCGGCGTGTAGTGCTGAACAGCGCCAGGCAGTGGAGCTATTCCTCATAGGTATGGATATGATACCTATTTGGTCTAAGGATCATCCCGGTCTTTATGTTATACGTAGTATTGCCATGTTGGTGAATGAAGCCTGTGAAGCAGTATTGCATGATATTGCATCAGAACAAGATATTGATTCTGCTATGAAATATGGCGTTAATTATCCTTGTGGTCCATTCGAATGGGCAGATAAAATTGGATATTACGTAATTTTACAAATTTTAGAAAATATGTATCGTATTTATGGTGAAGACCGCTATAGAACTAGTATATATTTAGCAAAGAAAGCGGTGCAGGGACATGCACAGAAAACTCAGCAGCAACCATTACGCGTTGCTGGCTAA
- the paaG gene encoding 2-(1,2-epoxy-1,2-dihydrophenyl)acetyl-CoA isomerase PaaG produces MDYQTIIVEEKNAVGYLTFNRPKQLNSFNETMHQEVSKVIKAWAKDSQIRAVVISAEGRGFCAGQDLNDRVVDPNADAPDLGLSIEKYYNPLIKLITEMPKPVICAVNGVAAGAGANIALACDIVVAAKSASFIQAFCRLGLVPDSGGTWFLPRLVGRAQAMGLAMLGDKIPAERAVQLGMIWQVVEDEKLQAEAKKLAEHLAQQPTYGLSLIKKAIHAAADNNLDEQLILERDLQRLAGRSSDYKEGVQAFMQKRTPEYKGC; encoded by the coding sequence ATGGATTATCAAACAATTATTGTCGAAGAAAAAAATGCAGTGGGCTACCTGACCTTTAACCGTCCAAAACAGCTCAACAGTTTTAATGAAACCATGCATCAGGAAGTCTCCAAGGTCATCAAGGCCTGGGCCAAAGACAGCCAGATTCGTGCCGTGGTGATTTCAGCTGAAGGCCGTGGTTTCTGTGCCGGTCAGGATCTGAATGACCGTGTGGTCGATCCGAATGCCGATGCACCGGACTTAGGCCTATCGATTGAAAAATATTACAACCCTTTGATCAAGCTGATTACTGAAATGCCTAAACCGGTGATTTGTGCGGTGAATGGTGTGGCAGCAGGGGCAGGCGCCAATATTGCCCTGGCCTGTGACATTGTGGTGGCAGCAAAATCGGCTTCCTTTATTCAGGCCTTTTGCCGTCTTGGCTTGGTGCCAGATTCAGGCGGTACCTGGTTCCTGCCGCGTCTGGTCGGGCGTGCTCAGGCGATGGGCCTTGCCATGCTCGGCGATAAAATTCCGGCTGAGCGCGCAGTACAACTGGGCATGATCTGGCAAGTGGTTGAAGATGAAAAACTGCAAGCAGAAGCGAAAAAACTGGCAGAGCATCTGGCACAGCAACCGACCTATGGTCTGTCCCTGATCAAAAAAGCCATCCATGCCGCAGCCGACAATAATCTGGATGAGCAGCTCATTCTGGAACGTGACCTGCAACGTCTGGCTGGACGTTCAAGCGACTATAAAGAAGGTGTACAAGCCTTTATGCAGAAGCGTACCCCTGAATATAAAGGATGCTAA
- a CDS encoding enoyl-CoA hydratase-related protein: MTYIKTSSPKPGVVLIELNRPEKRNALNNATLQNIAACLQDLETDAAVKAVVITGNTQCFAAGADLNELAQLDVVSIQQDQRPLLWKKIDEFSKPLIMAVNGYAFGAGFELALHGDMVLTGENAQFALPEIGLGMLPGAGGTQRLARLVGQQLTMRWAMTGEMISAQTALQHGISSQVCPAGLTVQYALELAEKIAKQAPLAIRAIKQSLKSIHEVTLSQGLKLERQHFVWLAATQDRQEGINAFLEKRKPEFRGV; encoded by the coding sequence ATGACCTACATTAAAACCAGCTCACCCAAGCCGGGTGTGGTACTGATCGAGCTAAATCGTCCAGAAAAGCGCAATGCTTTAAACAATGCCACCTTGCAAAACATTGCAGCCTGTCTACAGGACTTGGAAACAGATGCTGCTGTGAAAGCCGTGGTCATCACCGGAAATACGCAATGCTTTGCTGCCGGTGCTGATTTAAATGAGCTGGCGCAGTTAGATGTGGTCAGCATCCAGCAAGACCAACGCCCACTGCTCTGGAAAAAAATTGATGAATTTTCCAAGCCTTTAATCATGGCCGTAAATGGTTATGCTTTTGGTGCAGGTTTCGAGTTGGCTTTGCATGGTGACATGGTGCTGACCGGAGAAAATGCCCAGTTTGCCTTGCCTGAAATTGGTTTGGGTATGTTGCCGGGTGCCGGTGGAACCCAGCGTCTGGCCCGTCTGGTCGGTCAGCAATTAACGATGCGCTGGGCCATGACTGGTGAAATGATTTCGGCACAAACAGCCTTGCAACATGGCATTAGTAGCCAGGTTTGTCCGGCAGGATTGACCGTGCAATACGCACTGGAACTGGCAGAAAAAATTGCCAAGCAGGCACCGCTGGCCATTCGTGCCATCAAGCAATCTTTAAAGTCGATCCATGAAGTGACTTTAAGTCAGGGGTTGAAATTGGAACGTCAACATTTTGTCTGGCTGGCTGCAACCCAAGATCGCCAGGAAGGCATTAATGCATTTTTAGAAAAAAGAAAACCAGAATTTAGAGGTGTGTAA
- the paaE gene encoding 1,2-phenylacetyl-CoA epoxidase subunit PaaE codes for MSQFIPLTIKSIQPQTEQAICIAFDLAPEQLDTFQYQPGQHLTIRHLTDDGELRRCYSICSDTQEDMSIAIKKIDQGQFSTWANTHLKAGDVLEVMPPQGVFFQKAAKAGGQNYLGFAAGSGITPILSIVKSVLNRQAEATFTLVYGNRSWKQTMFSEQIMDLKDRFKERLQLVNIFSRELNDSDIFNGRIDADKLQQLFQANLISAEADHCFACGPEEMMTAVETVLPTWGIQRSKIHTERFNTGTAPKATAQQMESRSEERVNIILDGRELIVEVSKQDDSILDAALRAGADLPYACKGGVCATCKCKVLEGQVEMAVNYSLEEDEIQKGYVLSCQARPTTANVRLSFDE; via the coding sequence ATGAGCCAATTTATACCATTAACCATTAAATCGATTCAGCCACAAACCGAGCAGGCGATCTGCATTGCCTTTGATCTCGCGCCTGAGCAGTTGGATACTTTTCAATATCAGCCGGGTCAGCACCTCACCATTCGTCATTTAACTGATGACGGCGAGCTGCGCCGCTGCTACTCGATCTGCAGTGATACTCAGGAAGACATGAGCATTGCGATTAAAAAAATTGATCAGGGTCAGTTTTCAACCTGGGCCAATACGCATCTCAAAGCGGGGGATGTACTAGAAGTCATGCCACCGCAAGGGGTGTTCTTTCAGAAAGCCGCCAAGGCTGGTGGCCAGAATTATCTAGGATTTGCAGCAGGCAGTGGCATTACGCCAATTTTATCGATTGTAAAGTCGGTGTTGAACCGTCAAGCGGAAGCAACATTCACTCTGGTATATGGCAACCGCTCCTGGAAACAGACCATGTTCTCTGAACAGATCATGGACTTGAAAGACCGTTTTAAGGAACGTCTGCAACTGGTAAATATTTTTTCACGTGAACTGAATGACAGTGACATCTTTAATGGTCGGATTGATGCAGACAAATTGCAGCAGTTATTTCAGGCCAATCTGATTTCTGCCGAAGCAGATCACTGTTTCGCTTGCGGTCCTGAAGAAATGATGACAGCAGTCGAAACGGTATTACCGACTTGGGGCATTCAACGCAGCAAGATTCATACGGAACGCTTCAATACGGGTACTGCACCGAAAGCAACCGCCCAGCAGATGGAAAGCCGCAGCGAAGAACGCGTCAATATCATCCTCGATGGTCGCGAGCTGATTGTTGAAGTCTCTAAGCAGGATGACAGTATTTTAGATGCTGCGCTACGTGCCGGAGCCGACCTGCCATATGCCTGTAAGGGCGGCGTTTGTGCCACCTGTAAATGTAAGGTGTTAGAGGGACAGGTTGAAATGGCGGTGAATTACAGTCTGGAGGAAGATGAAATTCAGAAAGGCTATGTGCTCAGTTGTCAGGCACGTCCAACCACGGCCAATGTCCGACTCAGTTTTGATGAATAA
- the paaD gene encoding 1,2-phenylacetyl-CoA epoxidase subunit PaaD produces MNLIRHVEDQCWDVLQQVSDPEIPVLSVIDLGMIRGVELNQQDEIVVRLTPTYSGCPATDLLKAEITQAFEANGLTPVKVIVDLSQAWTTDWMSESGKHKLQQYGIAPPQGQSHSCGTHVALTDGITCPQCLSNNSKLLSEFGSTACKALYQCRDCLETFDYFKCI; encoded by the coding sequence ATGAATCTGATTCGACACGTAGAAGATCAATGTTGGGACGTTTTACAGCAGGTTTCTGATCCAGAGATTCCGGTATTGTCAGTGATTGATCTGGGTATGATTCGTGGCGTCGAGCTGAATCAGCAGGATGAAATTGTGGTGCGACTCACGCCGACCTATAGCGGCTGTCCGGCCACGGATTTATTAAAAGCAGAAATTACCCAGGCTTTCGAGGCCAATGGTTTGACGCCGGTCAAAGTCATTGTGGACCTGTCTCAAGCCTGGACCACGGACTGGATGAGTGAATCGGGCAAACACAAATTACAGCAATATGGTATTGCCCCGCCGCAAGGCCAGTCACATAGCTGTGGTACGCATGTGGCATTGACCGATGGCATCACCTGTCCACAGTGCTTAAGTAACAACAGCAAATTATTAAGTGAATTCGGTTCGACCGCCTGTAAAGCTTTATATCAATGTCGGGACTGCTTAGAAACTTTTGACTATTTCAAATGTATTTGA
- the paaC gene encoding 1,2-phenylacetyl-CoA epoxidase subunit PaaC, producing MTNQVLAEFLLHVGDSQLILSHRLAEWCGHAPELELDIALANIGLDLLGQARTALSLAGEVEGQGRDEDKLAYFRTEREYRNLLLCEQPNGDFAQTLVRQWLMDHYHALLFSALSQSQHAELAAFAVKSLKEVKYHQRFSTTWMERLSLGTAEAHEKTQQGLNQLWRFTEELFVLTADERQLVDSGVIPDIENLKAQWLETITSELARFELSLPELGAYRSGAKQGLHTEHLGFVLAELQYMQRSYPNMNW from the coding sequence ATGACAAATCAAGTATTGGCAGAATTTCTTTTACATGTGGGTGACAGTCAACTGATCCTGTCTCATCGTTTGGCAGAGTGGTGTGGTCATGCACCTGAACTGGAGCTGGATATTGCCTTAGCCAATATCGGACTGGATTTATTGGGTCAGGCACGTACTGCCCTCAGTCTGGCGGGTGAAGTGGAAGGACAGGGCCGTGATGAAGACAAGCTGGCTTATTTCCGTACCGAACGTGAATACCGTAATTTGCTGCTGTGTGAACAGCCGAATGGTGACTTTGCCCAGACCCTGGTGCGCCAGTGGTTGATGGATCACTACCACGCTTTATTGTTTAGCGCCTTAAGTCAAAGTCAGCATGCTGAGTTGGCGGCTTTTGCAGTGAAATCACTCAAAGAAGTGAAATATCACCAGCGTTTTTCCACCACCTGGATGGAACGCTTAAGTTTAGGTACCGCAGAAGCGCATGAAAAAACCCAGCAAGGTTTAAACCAGTTATGGCGTTTTACCGAGGAACTTTTTGTTCTGACGGCTGATGAAAGACAGTTGGTCGATAGCGGTGTCATTCCAGATATTGAAAATTTAAAAGCCCAGTGGCTGGAGACCATTACATCCGAGTTAGCGCGATTTGAATTAAGCCTGCCAGAGCTAGGCGCTTATCGCAGTGGGGCTAAACAGGGTTTACATACAGAACATCTCGGTTTTGTTTTGGCTGAACTGCAATACATGCAGCGCTCATATCCAAACATGAACTGGTAA
- the paaB gene encoding 1,2-phenylacetyl-CoA epoxidase subunit PaaB, translating to MNNKNNWSLYEVFVRSKQGLSHRHVGSLRAPDEEVALQNARDVYTRRNEGISIWVVKSELITSSQPDEKAEFFEPALDKVYRHPTFYNIPAGIEHM from the coding sequence ATGAATAACAAAAATAACTGGTCACTTTATGAAGTGTTTGTGCGTAGTAAACAGGGTCTGAGTCACCGTCATGTCGGCAGCCTGCGTGCGCCGGATGAGGAAGTCGCACTACAAAATGCCCGCGATGTATATACCCGCCGCAATGAAGGCATCAGTATCTGGGTGGTGAAATCTGAATTGATTACCTCTTCCCAGCCAGATGAAAAAGCAGAGTTTTTTGAACCCGCTTTGGACAAGGTTTATCGTCATCCAACCTTTTATAACATTCCAGCTGGCATCGAGCACATGTAA